The following are encoded together in the Brassica napus cultivar Da-Ae chromosome A9, Da-Ae, whole genome shotgun sequence genome:
- the LOC106382585 gene encoding protein fluG, producing MEMEFKELKEAIDQVELVDAHAHNIVSLESSFPFIGTFSEATGDALSFAPHSLSFKRNLREIAQLYGTEVSLEAIEKHRQASGLHSFTSKCFKEAGISALLIDDGLKLDKKHDIEWHRDYVPFVGRVLRVETLAEQILDEEISSSWTLDSFTKAFVERLTSLVPEIVALKTVAAYRSGLDINTHVSKEAAENGLVEVLQAGKPVRIGNKSLIDYIVTLSLEIAERHGLPLQIHTGFGDRDLDLRLANPLHLRTLLEDKRFAKCRIVLLHASYPFSKEASYLSSVYSQVYLDFGLAVPKLSVHGMVSSVKELLDLAPTKKVMFSTDGYASPETYYLGAKKAREVIYLVLRDACASGDLSLMEAIDAAKDIFSRNSIAFYKLNLDVNSSSPQRRISLAPQMKEPDVEEDSSSFVRIIWVDTSGQQRCRAVQANRFNKSVKKSGIGLTHASMGMSSFTDGPAEESKLTGVGEIRLVPDLSTKRTIPWTKQESMVLADMLLKPGEAWEYCPRETLRRVAKVLKDEFDLVMNAGFENEFYLLKNIVREGKEEYVPFDFGPYCSTSSYDAASPLFHEIVPALESLNITVEQFHAESGKGQFEVSLGYTVASHAADNLVYTREVIRSVARKHGLLATFVPKYDLCDIGSGSHVHLSLSKNGENVFPASDKSSAHGMSSTGEEFMAGVLFHLPSILAVIAPLPNSYDRIQPNTWSGAFQCWGKENREAAIRTASPPGAPDGLVTNFEIKTCDGAANPHLSLAIIMAAGIDGLRRHLQLPEPIDTNPADVAATLKRLPESLSEAVEALEKDQVLHELLGQKLLVAITGVRKSEVEYYSKNPDACKQLIHRY from the exons ATGGAGATGGAATTTAAGGAGTTGAAGGAAGCAATAGATCAAGTAGAGCTAGTTGATGCTCACGCTCACAACATTGTCTCTCTCGAATCTTCCTTCCCCTTCATCGGAACTTTCTCCGAGGCCACCGGAGACGCCTTATCCTTCGCTCCACACTCTCTCTCCTTCAAG AGGAATCTGCGGGAGATTGCTCAACTCTATGGCACTGAAGTGTCTTTGGAAGCGATTGAGAAACATCGCCAAGCCTCTGGTTTGCATTCTTTCACTTCCAAGTGTTTCAAAGAAGCTGGAATCTCTGCTCTGCTCATCGATGATGGATTGAAGCTTGACAAGAAGCATGACATCGAGTGGCACAGAGACTATGTTCCATTTGTTGGTCGAGTGTTGCGAGTCGAAACTCTTGCAGAGCAAATCCTCGACGAGGAGATCAGTTCTTCTTGGACTCTTGATTCGTTCACTAAAGCCTTTGTTGAAAGATTAACTTC GCTTGTTCCAGAGATTGTTGCTTTGAAAACTGTTGCAGCTTACCGTAGCGGTTTGGATATTAATACTCATGTGAGCAAAGAAGCTGCTGAGAATGGCCTTGTTGAAGTCTTGCAAG CTGGAAAGCCTGTCCGAATTGGAAACAAAAGCTTGATTGATTACATTGTTACACTTAGTTTGGAGATAGCTGAACGTCACGGCTTGCCTTTGCAGATTCACACAGG TTTTGGCGACAGGGATTTAGACTTGCGGTTGGCAAATCCTCTTCACCTTAGAACCCTCCTTGAGGACAAAAGATTTGCAAAGTGTCGTATAGTTCTTCTTCATGCGTCTTATCCATTCTCAAAGGAGGCATCATATTTGTCTTCAGTTTATTCTCAG gTTTATCTTGATTTTGGGTTAGCGGTTCCAAAGCTTAGTGTCCACGGTATGGTGTCTTCAGTTAAGGAGCTTCTTGACTTGGCCCCAACAAAGAAG GTGATGTTCAGTACTGATGGATATGCATCTCCTGAGACCTACTATTTAG GTGCAAAGAAAGCACGAGAGGTCATCTACTTAGTTCTGCGTGATGCATGCGCCAGTGGTGATCTCTCACTCATGGAAGCTATTGATGCAGCTAAAGACATTTTCTCACGGAATTCAATTGCATTTTATAAGCTTAATCTAGATGTTAACTCCTCTAGTCCCCAAAGAAGAATCTCGCTTGCACCACAGATGAAGGAGCCTGATGTTGAAGAAGATAGTAGTTCTTTTGTGCGCATTATTTGGGTGGATACATCTGGACAACAAAGATGCCGT GCCGTTCAAGCGAATCGTTTTAACAAAAGTGTGAAGAAGAGTGGTATTGGTCTGACTCATGCATCAATGGGAATGTCTTCATTTACTGATGGACCAGCAGAAGAGTCTAAATTGACTGGTGTGGGTGAGATTAGATTGGTTCCAGATCTATCAACCAAGCGGACAATACCATG GACAAAGCAAGAGAGCATGGTTTTAGCTGACATGCTCCTAAAGCCTGGTGAAGCATGGGAGTATTGTCCAAGAGAGACCTTAAGAAGAGTCGCAAAAGTTCTTAAAGATGAATTTGACTTG GTAATGAATGCTGGTTTTGAGAATGAGTTTTATCTACTCAAGAATATTGTGAG GGAAGGGAAAGAAGAGTATGTTCCTTTTGACTTTGGTCCTTACTGTTCCACATCCTCATACGATGCTGCTTCTCCACTTTTCCATGAAATTGTACCAGCGCTCGAATCCTTGAACATCACTGTTGAACag TTTCATGCGGAATCTGGGAAAGGTCAGTTTGAAGTATCTCTAGGTTACACCGTCGCATCCCATGCAGCCGACAACTTGGTATACACACGTGAAGTTATAAGATCGGTCGCAAGGAAACATGGGTTGCTAGCAACCTTTGTTCCAAA GTATGATTTGTGTGACATTGGTTCTGGATCACATGTGCATTTAAGTCTATCGAAAAACGGTGAAAATGTCTTCCCAGCATCTGATAAATCATCTGCTCATGGAATGTCTTCCACCGGAGAAGAGTTCATGGCTGGGGTTTTGTTTCACCTTCCTTCAATCTTAGCAGTTATAGCTCCACTCCCAAACAG CTATGACCGAATCCAACCTAACACATGGAGTGGAGCATTCCAATGTTGGGGCAAGGAGAACAGAGAGGCGGCTATACGAACAGCCTCTCCACCCGGAGCTCCTGATGGTTTAGTTACTAATTTTGAGATCAAAACTTGTGATGGCGCTGCAAATCCTCACCTTAGTTTGGCCATTATAATGGCTGCTGGAATTGATGGTCTCCGGCGTCACCTTCAACTTCCTGAGCCAATAG ATACAAATCCGGCTGATGTGGCTGCGACACTGAAGAGACTTCCTGAATCGCTCTCAGAAGCTGTTGAAGCTCTGGAGAAAGACCAAGTCCTCCACGAGTTGCTCGGACAAAAGCTTTTAGTTGCCATAACAGGAGTTCGTAAG TCTGAGGTCGAGTATTATTCGAAGAACCCTGATGCATGCAAGCAACTCATTCACCGATACTAA
- the LOC106382586 gene encoding pentatricopeptide repeat-containing protein At3g53170: MALIQQPVQGSSSLSANEIIQTIHCFSRRVASVSAMPTTCSTKSPKERKDKKTSGLISTRHQVDPKRELSRILRTDAAVKSIERKANSEKYNTLWPKAVLEALDDAIKENRWQSALKIFSLLRKQHWYEPRCKTYTKLLKLLGNCKQPEQASLLFELMLSEGLKPTIDVYTSLISVYGKCSLLEKAFATLEYMKSVSDCTPDVFTFTVFISCCCKLARFDLVNRVLLEMSYLGVRCSTVTYNTILDGYGKAGLFEEMENVLADMIEDEDSLPDVFTFNSIIGSYGNGGNIRKMESWYNRFQLMGVEPDITTFNVLILSFGKAGMYKKMSSVMDYMEKRFFSPTVVTYNIVIETFGKAGRIEKMEEVFRKMKYRGVKPNSITYCSLVDAYSKAGLVGKIDSVLRQVVNSDVVLDTVFFNCIINAYGEAGDLATMKELYIQMEERKCKPDKITFATMVKTYAAHGIFDAVRELEKQMISTCESSGKKRLMG, from the exons ATGGCATTGATACAACAACCTGTTCaaggttcttcttctctttccgcCAATGAAATTATACAAACGATTCACTGCTTTTCTCG gCGTGTAGCCTCTGTTTCAGCGATGCCCACAACGTGCTCGACGAAAAGCCCCAAAGAACGTAAAGATAAAAAGACATCTGGCTTAATATCAACAAGACACCAAGTAGATCCCAAGAGAGAATTATCTCGGATTCTTAGAACAGACGCTGCTGTTAAGAGCATCGAGAGGAAAGCCAACTCCGAAAAGTACAACACTTTATGGCCAAAAGCTGTTCTCGAAGCACTTGATGATGCCATCAAAGAGAATCGATGGCAGTCTGCTCTCAAG atattcAGTCTTCTCAGAAAGCAGCATTGGTACGAACCAAGATGCAAAACCTACACAAAGCTCTTAAAACTCCTTGGAAACTGTAAACAGCCAGAGCAAGCCAGCTTACTCTTCGAACTAATGCTGTCCGAAGGACTAAAACCCACCATCGACGTCTACACGTCTCTTATCTCCGTCTACGGCAAATGCTCTCTTCTAGAAAAGGCCTTTGCAACTCTCGAATACATGAAATCAGTTAGCGACTGCACCCCGGACGTCTTCACTTTCACCGTTTTCATCAGCTGCTGCTGCAAGCTCGCTCGGTTCGATCTAGTCAACCGCGTCCTCCTCGAGATGTCGTACCTTGGAGTCAGGTGCAGCACGGTGACTTACAACACTATCCTCGACGGGTATGGTAAAGCAGGCTTGTTTGAGGAGATGGAGAACGTTTTGGCTGATATGATCGAGGATGAGGATTCACTTCCAGATGTTTTCACGTTTAATTCAATCATTGGTTCTTATGGAAACGGTGGAAACATTAGGAAGATGGAGAGCTGGTATAACCGGTTCCAGCTTATGGGAGTGGAGCCAGACATCACCACGTTCAACGTACTGATCCTGTCCTTTGGTAAAGCTGGGATGTATAAGAAGATGAGCTCGGTGATGGATTACATGGAGAAAAGATTCTTCTCGCCGACGGTTGTCACTTACAACATTGTGATCGAGACGTTTGGGAAAGCGGGGAGGATCGAGAAGATGGAGGAGGTGTTCAGGAAGATGAAGTATCGAGGAGTGAAGCCTAACTCCATCACTTACTGTTCGCTTGTTGACGCGTATAGCAAAGCTGGTCTTGTGGGTAAGATAGATTCGGTTTTGAGGCAGGTTGTGAATTCGGATGTGGTGCTGGATACGGTGTTCTTCAATTGTATAATCAATGCGTATGGTGAGGCTGGTGATCTGGCTACGATGAAGGAGTTGTATATACAGATGGAAGAGAGAAAATGTAAGCCTGATAAGATTACTTTTGCGACTATGGTGAAGACTTATGCTGCTCATGGGATATTTGATGCGGTTCGTGAACTTGAGAAACAGATGATTTCCACTTGCGAGAGTTCAG GCAAGAAGAGGCTCATGGGGTGA